The following coding sequences are from one Fimbriimonadaceae bacterium window:
- a CDS encoding SDR family NAD(P)-dependent oxidoreductase: MKDFQHAIVVGASSGIGAELAKQLLESGCRVALVARRRDRLEAVAANHPDSAVVAEHDVHDTAAVPALFQDLCRQLGGLDLVVYASGVMPPVGAHEYDTAKDLEMVAVNLAGAVAWLNEAAVRFEGVKAGTIIGLGSVAGDRGRSGQPVYNTTKAALATYLEALRNRLAKQGVTVVTVKPGPTQSEMTAHLPQGKMMPAAEAARRILGKAHRTGEHYLSPAHAVAFLIIRHIPSWLFRRTKI, translated from the coding sequence ATGAAGGACTTTCAACACGCGATCGTCGTGGGTGCCTCCAGCGGCATCGGCGCCGAACTGGCCAAGCAACTCTTGGAGTCGGGTTGCCGGGTGGCCTTGGTCGCGCGCCGGCGCGACCGACTTGAAGCCGTCGCCGCCAACCACCCGGACTCGGCCGTCGTCGCCGAGCATGACGTCCACGACACCGCCGCCGTGCCTGCCCTGTTCCAAGACCTGTGCCGTCAGCTTGGCGGGCTCGACCTCGTCGTCTATGCCAGCGGGGTCATGCCACCCGTAGGAGCCCACGAGTACGACACCGCCAAGGACCTGGAGATGGTCGCGGTCAACCTAGCCGGGGCGGTCGCCTGGCTTAATGAAGCGGCCGTCCGCTTTGAAGGGGTCAAGGCCGGCACGATCATCGGACTGGGCAGTGTCGCGGGGGACCGGGGCCGCTCAGGGCAGCCGGTCTACAACACGACCAAGGCCGCCCTGGCCACCTACCTCGAGGCGCTGCGCAACCGCCTGGCCAAGCAGGGCGTGACCGTCGTGACCGTCAAGCCCGGTCCGACGCAGAGCGAGATGACCGCCCACCTGCCCCAGGGCAAGATGATGCCCGCCGCCGAGGCTGCCCGCCGCATCCTCGGCAAAGCCCACCGGACGGGCGAACACTATCTTTCGCCCGCCCACGCCGTGGCGTTCCTCATTATCCGTCACATCCCGTCGTGGTTGTTCCGACGCACCAAGATATGA
- a CDS encoding FAD-binding oxidoreductase, with translation MIERDRIVRLSGFGGSQSADGFLYRPGSLDAVSEVLALARREGRQVVLRGAGRSYGDAAVAGEAVALDLSRMDNVRSFDPATGVIDVGPGATIEALWRHTLEDGWWPSVVSGTMYPTVAGALAMNIHGKNAFRVGTLGENTLSVDVLRADGSLVTLGRDDPGFTDVVSGAGLLGVVVGARLQMKRVTSGALDVEAVSCADWDAQFEAFTRHEATADYMVSWLDAFASGPSAGRGVFHAARHRTTTDIDIPSLRPDAQDLPDTIMGLVPKSVVWRFLKPLNNRVGMRFVNWAKHTSGVLMEDGKSFGQSLVAFSFLLDYVPGWQRAYDPGGLVQYQSFVPREAAPRVFARQFEIQRERGLENFLSVLKLHRPDPFMFSHGVDGFSLAQDFKVTTANREGLRRLAETMSDLVLEAGGRFYLAKDSLLRPTDFAQSLGEAGMARYWAAKAAWDPDALFSSSLARRLQLDPRCAS, from the coding sequence ATGATCGAACGCGACCGGATCGTCCGGCTATCAGGATTCGGCGGCAGCCAGTCGGCGGACGGATTCCTGTATCGTCCCGGTTCGCTTGACGCCGTGTCCGAAGTCCTCGCCCTGGCCCGTCGGGAGGGCCGGCAAGTCGTCCTCCGGGGGGCGGGACGGAGCTACGGCGACGCCGCGGTCGCCGGCGAGGCGGTGGCCCTTGACCTTTCGCGGATGGACAACGTCCGATCTTTCGACCCGGCGACCGGCGTCATCGACGTGGGGCCCGGGGCGACGATCGAGGCCCTGTGGCGGCACACGCTGGAAGACGGCTGGTGGCCCAGCGTCGTCAGCGGCACGATGTACCCGACCGTGGCCGGGGCCCTCGCGATGAACATCCACGGTAAGAACGCGTTCCGCGTCGGCACTCTGGGCGAGAACACCCTGTCCGTCGACGTCTTGCGAGCGGACGGGTCGCTGGTGACTCTGGGTCGGGACGATCCCGGGTTCACCGACGTCGTGAGCGGGGCGGGCCTGCTTGGCGTCGTGGTGGGTGCACGGCTCCAAATGAAGCGCGTCACAAGCGGGGCGCTCGACGTCGAGGCAGTTTCATGCGCGGACTGGGACGCCCAGTTCGAGGCCTTCACCCGCCATGAGGCGACCGCCGACTACATGGTGTCGTGGCTGGACGCCTTCGCCTCCGGCCCTTCGGCCGGCCGCGGCGTCTTCCACGCCGCCCGGCACCGGACGACAACGGACATAGACATCCCCTCTCTCCGACCGGACGCCCAAGACCTTCCCGACACGATCATGGGCCTCGTGCCCAAGTCGGTGGTCTGGCGGTTCCTGAAGCCCCTCAACAACCGGGTCGGGATGAGGTTTGTCAACTGGGCCAAGCACACCTCCGGCGTGCTTATGGAAGACGGCAAGTCGTTCGGCCAAAGCCTCGTGGCGTTTTCGTTTCTCTTGGACTACGTCCCCGGATGGCAGCGGGCTTACGACCCCGGCGGCCTCGTCCAGTACCAGTCGTTCGTCCCTCGCGAGGCCGCCCCGCGGGTCTTTGCCCGACAGTTCGAGATCCAGCGAGAACGCGGGTTAGAGAACTTCCTCAGCGTCCTGAAACTCCATCGCCCCGACCCGTTCATGTTCAGCCACGGGGTGGACGGGTTCTCTTTGGCCCAAGACTTCAAGGTCACCACCGCCAACCGGGAAGGGCTGCGCCGCTTGGCCGAGACGATGAGCGACCTGGTGTTGGAGGCCGGCGGGCGCTTCTACCTGGCCAAAGACAGCCTCCTCCGTCCCACTGATTTCGCCCAAAGCTTGGGTGAGGCCGGAATGGCAAGGTACTGGGCGGCCAAGGCCGCCTGGGATCCCGACGCCCTGTTCAGCAGTTCGCTGGCCCGACGTCTCCAACTGGACCCCCGATGCGCGTCCTGA
- a CDS encoding sugar phosphate isomerase/epimerase, producing MKLGVSMYSYVTEVQAGRMDIVSFIHEAERIGADGVELLDFFYKDVEVDRAAAMGALAKSGLPVGVFSVAQNFAKPTAEEREVHLKKITFGVDEAVKYGAKVVRVFAGDVPADASFGFEEARGWIIDGLAAGADYAQEKGVRLALENHGKLAGRGDQVAGIISDVRARCGHDALGANPDTGNFQLVGQQSHEAIRAVASLAYMVHFKDFAQGEGEGRVYHSLDGTPFVGTVIGEGDVDLDACVQALRSAGFDGWVNLEYEGDLPDCKKAVEASLNNARRYLDSVGIA from the coding sequence ATGAAGCTAGGCGTCAGCATGTACAGCTATGTGACCGAGGTCCAGGCCGGCCGGATGGACATTGTGTCGTTCATCCACGAGGCGGAGCGGATCGGGGCCGACGGGGTCGAGCTTCTCGACTTCTTCTACAAGGACGTCGAGGTCGACCGGGCCGCCGCCATGGGCGCCCTCGCCAAGTCCGGACTTCCCGTCGGGGTCTTCAGCGTGGCGCAGAACTTCGCCAAGCCGACGGCGGAGGAACGAGAGGTCCACCTCAAGAAGATCACGTTTGGTGTCGACGAGGCGGTCAAATACGGGGCGAAAGTAGTCCGAGTGTTTGCCGGGGACGTGCCCGCCGACGCTTCGTTTGGGTTCGAAGAGGCGCGCGGCTGGATCATCGACGGCCTCGCCGCCGGTGCCGACTACGCCCAAGAGAAAGGCGTCCGCTTGGCCCTGGAGAACCACGGCAAGCTGGCGGGGCGAGGCGACCAAGTCGCCGGGATCATTTCCGACGTGCGGGCCCGTTGTGGTCATGACGCCCTCGGCGCGAACCCGGACACGGGCAACTTCCAACTCGTCGGACAACAAAGCCACGAAGCGATCCGTGCGGTGGCCAGCCTCGCCTACATGGTCCACTTCAAGGACTTTGCCCAAGGTGAGGGTGAGGGACGGGTCTACCATTCCTTGGACGGGACTCCGTTTGTCGGCACCGTCATTGGCGAGGGCGACGTCGACCTTGACGCGTGCGTCCAAGCCCTGCGGTCTGCCGGGTTCGACGGCTGGGTCAACCTGGAGTACGAGGGTGACCTCCCTGACTGCAAGAAGGCAGTCGAAGCGTCGCTGAACAACGCCCGGCGTTATCTCGACTCGGTCGGCATCGCCTGA
- a CDS encoding NADH-quinone oxidoreductase subunit N, producing MNLHVAIPSIDFGVILPFVVVAVTGIVALLLETIQPKRDNGLILGVSLAGVIASFGILLSQLALPATKTLGGMVVRDQFAVLLQLVLVGATAVCLMFSEDYLREKRIAFGEYYPLTLWSLSGAMVMVSTDNLLMLFVGLEILSIGLYCLAGMSRQEARSEESALKYFLLGAFASAFLLYGMAFLFGASGSLALPDITKAITALDSTTAPLPAFGIALVLVGLGFKASLVPFHQWTPDVYQGAPTNVSAFMAAVTKTAAFGALARVLVATVPLAHFWFEALYWAAIATMCVGNLVALVQKDVKRALGYSAIAHAGYLLVALLAYIKDPTKVSLGTTVFYLIGYAAMTVGAFAVVSLAAKGQRDGSRYQDIYGLYKRAPFATVMLVLFLASLIGIPPTVGFFGKQLIFIDALRVGLAPLAIVLAVNSAVSAYYYLQIMVAAFVSDEGAARPVSRKPGTGLTVAACVCGAGVLFASMFGGYILSSTRAESLKQTPPAEGKVQPQQELVRR from the coding sequence ATGAACCTGCACGTCGCCATCCCCAGCATTGATTTCGGCGTCATCCTGCCGTTCGTCGTCGTCGCCGTCACTGGCATCGTCGCCCTCCTCTTGGAGACCATCCAGCCAAAGCGGGACAACGGCCTGATCCTGGGTGTCTCGCTCGCGGGCGTCATCGCCAGCTTCGGGATACTTTTGTCCCAGTTGGCCCTGCCCGCCACCAAGACCCTCGGGGGAATGGTGGTCCGAGACCAGTTTGCCGTGCTTCTCCAGTTGGTCCTCGTCGGTGCGACGGCGGTCTGCCTCATGTTCAGTGAGGATTACCTTCGGGAAAAGCGCATCGCCTTCGGTGAGTACTACCCGCTCACCCTGTGGTCGCTGTCCGGCGCCATGGTGATGGTCTCCACCGACAACCTGCTCATGCTCTTTGTGGGGTTGGAGATTCTCAGCATCGGGCTCTACTGCCTGGCCGGAATGAGCCGCCAAGAGGCGCGGTCCGAAGAGTCGGCCCTGAAGTACTTCTTGCTCGGCGCGTTCGCCTCGGCGTTCTTGCTGTACGGCATGGCTTTCCTCTTCGGTGCTTCGGGTTCGCTGGCGCTCCCCGACATCACCAAGGCGATCACCGCGCTTGACTCCACCACCGCGCCGCTCCCCGCCTTTGGCATCGCCCTGGTCCTCGTCGGCCTGGGGTTCAAGGCGTCGCTCGTTCCCTTCCACCAGTGGACTCCCGACGTGTACCAAGGGGCTCCGACCAACGTGTCTGCCTTTATGGCGGCGGTGACAAAGACCGCCGCGTTCGGTGCGTTGGCCCGGGTTCTTGTCGCGACGGTTCCGTTGGCGCACTTCTGGTTCGAGGCCTTGTATTGGGCCGCCATCGCGACGATGTGCGTCGGTAACTTGGTCGCCCTGGTGCAGAAGGACGTCAAGCGCGCCCTTGGCTACTCGGCCATCGCCCACGCGGGCTATCTCTTGGTCGCGCTCCTCGCCTACATCAAGGACCCCACCAAGGTCAGCCTGGGCACGACGGTGTTCTACTTGATCGGCTACGCGGCGATGACGGTGGGTGCCTTTGCCGTCGTCAGCCTTGCCGCCAAGGGCCAGCGCGACGGCTCCCGGTACCAGGATATCTACGGCCTCTACAAGCGGGCTCCCTTCGCTACGGTCATGCTCGTCTTGTTCTTGGCGTCGCTGATCGGCATCCCGCCGACCGTCGGGTTCTTTGGCAAGCAGCTCATCTTCATCGACGCCTTACGCGTCGGTCTGGCACCCTTGGCGATCGTCTTGGCCGTCAATTCGGCGGTGAGCGCCTACTACTACCTGCAGATCATGGTCGCCGCGTTCGTCAGCGACGAAGGGGCGGCCCGACCGGTCTCGCGCAAGCCGGGCACCGGCCTGACCGTCGCCGCGTGTGTGTGCGGGGCCGGCGTCCTCTTCGCCTCGATGTTCGGCGGCTACATCCTGTCGTCGACGCGAGCGGAATCCCTCAAACAAACCCCGCCGGCTGAGGGGAAGGTCCAGCCTCAACAAGAATTGGTGAGGCGATGA
- a CDS encoding NADH-quinone oxidoreductase subunit M: MNNGSGILTLTIAVPAVGALLLALVPETYKKAIKGLAILVSAAAFIVSLSVLSVFKGQSYHLQLVESVPWLPQLGITYKVGVDGISVWLFLLTTLLTFLSAVFSVYVDKRVKAYFVLMLLLEAAMLGVFVSLDLILFYTFFEFTLIPMAMLIWIWGGAQRNYAAVKFFLYTFLASIFMLLGIIAVANRYATVMPSHEFTFDLIKIQNAVATGQLWQGADGGWLQSVLFWAFSLALMVKCPMFPFHTWLPDAHTEAPTAGSIILAGVLLKMGTYGFLRIVMPIFPNATMANMYIMLTLAVIGIIYGAIVAAVQPDVKKLVAYSSVAHMGFVMYGIFSLTHTGMVGGAYQQLNHGISTGALFLLIGLLYERIHTREFKAMGGLKAQMPVYAALFLIVMLSSVGLPGLNGFVGEFLAMAGGFQRTFADGHHLLYIFAGIGVILAAVYLLWMFQKLFYGQITNPTLKGLKDLKPWEIGLVSVFIVFIFWGGVMPNTFMKSTEAALDATRQMVVNRENARPLWGDLTYEVNAEGDLLRVQERSDVGSYTEVKRVMTNDYYLSDDFKGPVVAMGGRR; encoded by the coding sequence GTGAACAACGGTTCTGGCATCCTCACCCTGACCATCGCCGTCCCGGCGGTCGGTGCCCTACTGCTCGCCCTGGTCCCCGAAACCTACAAAAAGGCGATCAAGGGCTTGGCCATCCTCGTCTCGGCGGCGGCGTTTATCGTCTCGCTGTCGGTCCTCAGCGTTTTCAAGGGGCAGTCGTACCACCTCCAACTCGTGGAGTCGGTCCCCTGGTTGCCCCAACTGGGCATCACCTATAAGGTCGGTGTGGACGGGATCAGCGTGTGGCTGTTCCTACTCACGACCTTGCTGACCTTCCTGTCGGCGGTGTTCAGCGTCTACGTCGACAAACGGGTCAAGGCGTACTTTGTCCTGATGCTGTTGCTCGAAGCGGCGATGCTCGGGGTGTTCGTCTCCCTCGACCTGATCCTCTTCTACACCTTCTTCGAGTTCACCTTGATCCCGATGGCGATGTTGATCTGGATCTGGGGAGGGGCGCAACGCAACTACGCCGCGGTCAAGTTCTTCCTCTACACGTTCCTCGCCTCGATCTTCATGCTCCTGGGGATCATCGCCGTGGCCAACCGCTACGCCACCGTGATGCCCTCGCATGAGTTCACGTTCGACCTGATCAAGATTCAGAACGCGGTGGCGACCGGGCAACTGTGGCAGGGGGCCGACGGCGGATGGCTCCAAAGTGTCTTGTTCTGGGCGTTCTCGCTTGCCCTGATGGTCAAGTGTCCGATGTTCCCGTTCCACACGTGGTTGCCGGACGCCCACACCGAAGCGCCGACGGCAGGGTCCATCATCTTGGCCGGCGTGCTGCTCAAGATGGGCACTTACGGGTTCCTGCGGATCGTGATGCCGATCTTTCCGAACGCGACGATGGCGAACATGTACATCATGCTCACCCTCGCGGTGATCGGCATCATCTACGGGGCGATCGTCGCGGCGGTCCAACCCGACGTCAAAAAGCTGGTCGCGTACTCGTCGGTGGCCCACATGGGCTTCGTCATGTACGGCATTTTCAGCTTGACGCACACCGGCATGGTGGGAGGCGCCTACCAGCAGCTGAACCACGGCATCAGCACGGGCGCGTTGTTCCTCTTGATCGGCCTGCTTTATGAGCGCATCCACACCCGCGAGTTCAAGGCGATGGGCGGGCTCAAGGCGCAGATGCCGGTCTACGCCGCCCTGTTCCTGATCGTCATGTTGTCCAGCGTCGGGCTTCCGGGCCTCAACGGCTTCGTCGGCGAGTTCCTCGCCATGGCCGGCGGGTTCCAGCGCACCTTTGCCGACGGCCACCACCTGCTCTATATCTTCGCTGGTATCGGCGTCATCCTCGCCGCGGTCTACCTGCTGTGGATGTTCCAAAAGCTCTTCTACGGGCAGATCACCAACCCGACGCTGAAGGGCCTCAAAGACCTTAAGCCGTGGGAGATCGGCCTGGTCAGCGTCTTCATCGTCTTCATTTTCTGGGGCGGCGTCATGCCGAACACATTCATGAAGTCGACGGAGGCCGCCCTTGACGCCACGCGCCAGATGGTCGTGAACCGTGAGAACGCCCGACCGCTGTGGGGTGACCTGACCTACGAGGTCAACGCGGAAGGCGACCTCTTGCGGGTGCAGGAACGAAGCGACGTCGGGTCGTACACCGAAGTCAAGCGGGTGATGACCAACGATTACTACCTGTCCGACGACTTCAAGGGCCCGGTGGTGGCGATGGGAGGGCGGCGATGA
- the nuoL gene encoding NADH-quinone oxidoreductase subunit L — protein sequence MDNAAAFSSVWWIFILPVFGFLWQSLAGKIVVDNLGDKVGKRVMGFAAVIPVAIAFAIAVGLVGKLHNLPPDQRTVVLTLFDWIDIRSLHIPFEFRVDTLSMTMVLIITGIGSLIHLYATGYMAEEKDYPRFFTYLNLFIAAMLCLVLGNNLVLTFIGWEGVGLCSYLLIGFWYKDVENSKAANKAFIVNRIGDFGFTIGMFLLIFQASQDRNIIGVADPRWLSFDVLLPNAKLLFDANPQMAMMAAMCLFIGAMGKSAQFPLYLWLPDAMAGPTPVSALIHAATMVTSGVFLLNRMSPLYEASPTVGAIIALVGAFTALLGALIAFGQTDIKKVLAFSTVSQLGYMFIGCGVGAYWTGMFHVTTHAFFKALLFLGAGAVIHAMAHNQDMRNYGGLVKLLKITGATMIIGWAAISGVPFLSGAMSKEEILGAAVNSPVLLHVPGWGIFAGKIAGWVGFAVAFLTAAYMTRMTLLTFFSGEGRWKSIEPEHGHDHAHAHHEDHGHAHAHHHEDPHGFFYSDAEMKARELAEPHEHHHSLDKTHVPHEVPPSMWLPLVVLAALSVVGGIWLKNIVNFEHWLYPGLAEAHHGAVPESVILGVSIAVFIGGVGLGYLKYYKSLPDDESWDMSKWKRWRVSAGRQFGIDAAMMDFSLQGGAKLGAFLAGIDKWVVDGLVNAAGRIAEMFGGLLSRTQRGYVRGYALLMQAGVVAFIFYVIYLLSRMGAGN from the coding sequence ATGGACAACGCCGCAGCATTCAGTTCCGTCTGGTGGATCTTCATCCTGCCCGTGTTCGGGTTCCTCTGGCAGAGCCTGGCCGGCAAGATCGTCGTCGACAACCTGGGCGACAAAGTCGGGAAGCGGGTCATGGGCTTCGCGGCCGTCATCCCGGTGGCCATCGCGTTTGCCATCGCGGTGGGTTTGGTCGGCAAGCTCCACAACCTGCCGCCTGACCAGCGCACGGTCGTCCTTACCCTGTTTGACTGGATCGACATCCGTTCGCTCCACATCCCGTTCGAGTTCCGGGTGGACACCCTGAGCATGACGATGGTGCTGATCATCACCGGCATCGGCTCGCTCATCCATCTCTATGCCACCGGCTACATGGCGGAGGAAAAGGACTACCCACGGTTCTTCACCTACCTCAACCTCTTCATCGCCGCGATGCTGTGCCTGGTGCTGGGCAACAACCTGGTCCTGACCTTTATCGGATGGGAGGGTGTCGGCCTCTGCTCCTACCTCCTGATCGGCTTTTGGTACAAGGACGTCGAGAACTCCAAGGCGGCGAACAAGGCGTTCATCGTCAACCGCATCGGTGACTTCGGCTTCACGATCGGCATGTTCTTGCTGATCTTCCAAGCCAGCCAAGACCGCAACATCATCGGTGTCGCCGACCCGCGCTGGTTGAGCTTCGACGTGCTCCTTCCCAACGCGAAGCTCCTCTTCGATGCGAACCCGCAGATGGCGATGATGGCGGCGATGTGCCTGTTCATCGGTGCGATGGGCAAGTCGGCGCAGTTCCCGCTCTACCTGTGGCTGCCGGACGCCATGGCCGGCCCGACCCCGGTCTCGGCCCTCATCCACGCTGCGACGATGGTCACCTCGGGCGTCTTCTTGCTTAACCGCATGTCGCCTCTCTACGAGGCGTCGCCCACCGTCGGGGCGATCATCGCCTTGGTCGGCGCGTTCACCGCCTTGCTCGGCGCGCTCATCGCCTTCGGCCAGACCGACATCAAGAAGGTCCTCGCCTTTTCGACCGTGTCGCAACTGGGCTACATGTTCATCGGGTGTGGAGTCGGCGCTTACTGGACGGGCATGTTCCATGTCACGACCCACGCCTTCTTCAAGGCCCTGCTGTTCCTGGGCGCCGGCGCGGTGATCCACGCCATGGCCCACAACCAAGACATGCGGAACTACGGCGGCTTGGTGAAACTCCTCAAGATCACTGGGGCGACGATGATCATCGGCTGGGCGGCGATCTCGGGTGTGCCGTTCCTCTCGGGCGCGATGAGCAAAGAAGAGATCCTCGGGGCCGCGGTCAATTCGCCGGTCCTGCTCCACGTCCCGGGCTGGGGCATTTTCGCAGGCAAGATCGCCGGTTGGGTCGGGTTCGCCGTCGCGTTCCTCACCGCCGCGTACATGACACGGATGACCTTGCTCACGTTCTTCAGTGGCGAGGGACGGTGGAAGTCCATTGAGCCCGAACACGGTCACGACCACGCTCACGCGCACCACGAAGACCATGGTCATGCCCATGCCCATCACCACGAGGACCCGCACGGGTTCTTCTATAGCGACGCCGAGATGAAGGCGCGGGAACTGGCGGAACCGCACGAACACCACCATTCTTTGGACAAGACCCATGTCCCCCACGAGGTGCCGCCCAGCATGTGGCTTCCCCTCGTGGTCTTGGCGGCCCTCTCCGTGGTCGGTGGGATATGGCTCAAGAACATCGTCAACTTCGAGCACTGGTTGTATCCCGGTTTGGCCGAGGCCCATCACGGGGCGGTCCCCGAGTCTGTCATCCTGGGCGTCTCGATCGCCGTCTTCATCGGCGGCGTGGGGCTGGGCTACCTCAAGTACTACAAGTCGCTCCCAGACGATGAATCGTGGGACATGTCCAAGTGGAAGCGTTGGCGGGTCAGCGCCGGGAGGCAGTTCGGCATTGACGCGGCGATGATGGACTTCTCGCTCCAGGGCGGGGCCAAGCTCGGGGCGTTTCTCGCCGGCATCGACAAGTGGGTGGTCGACGGCCTGGTCAACGCCGCCGGGCGGATCGCCGAGATGTTCGGGGGTCTCCTCAGCCGCACCCAGCGGGGCTATGTCCGGGGCTACGCGTTGCTTATGCAGGCGGGCGTGGTCGCCTTCATCTTCTATGTCATCTATCTACTTTCTCGAATGGGAGCGGGGAACTAA
- the nuoK gene encoding NADH-quinone oxidoreductase subunit NuoK, which produces MTFPLASLVSTVPVTWYLALGLVMFCLGGVGVVVRRNPVVVFMCIELMLNAVNLTFLTFAAYGVYPGLNAQTAYQAAITGQMMVIFVMAVAAAEVAVGLGIIMAIFRLRNDVDVDDMSTLRN; this is translated from the coding sequence ATGACGTTCCCCCTCGCTTCCTTGGTCAGCACGGTCCCCGTGACTTGGTACCTCGCCCTCGGGCTGGTGATGTTTTGCCTGGGCGGGGTCGGCGTCGTCGTCCGCCGGAACCCGGTCGTCGTCTTCATGTGCATCGAGTTGATGCTGAACGCGGTCAACCTCACGTTTCTGACATTCGCCGCTTACGGCGTCTACCCCGGTCTGAACGCCCAGACGGCCTACCAGGCGGCGATCACCGGCCAGATGATGGTCATCTTCGTGATGGCGGTGGCCGCCGCAGAAGTAGCGGTCGGGCTCGGCATCATCATGGCGATCTTCCGCCTCCGCAACGACGTGGACGTCGACGACATGAGCACCCTGAGGAACTAG
- a CDS encoding NADH-quinone oxidoreductase subunit J, with protein sequence MSAGQLAFMALALVAVVGAAGVVLLDNPVRSALCLVLNFFVLGFLYFTLGAPLIGITQIIVYAGAIMVLFLFVIMMLKRQGALGKPAKQDSKVMLGLLFSAVLAFSIYVTVIAPQGAMVVAAPSPKDSALGPAFGSPQAIGLNLFTAYVWPFEIVSVLLLVGIVGSIMLAKRRI encoded by the coding sequence GTGAGCGCCGGTCAGTTGGCGTTCATGGCCCTGGCACTGGTCGCCGTCGTTGGAGCGGCGGGAGTCGTCCTGTTGGACAACCCGGTCAGGTCGGCCCTGTGCCTCGTCCTGAACTTCTTCGTCCTCGGGTTCCTCTATTTCACCTTGGGAGCCCCACTGATCGGGATCACCCAGATCATCGTCTACGCCGGCGCGATCATGGTGCTGTTCCTCTTCGTCATCATGATGTTGAAGCGGCAGGGAGCCCTTGGCAAGCCGGCCAAGCAGGACTCTAAAGTGATGCTGGGGCTTCTCTTCAGCGCCGTCCTCGCCTTCAGCATCTACGTGACCGTGATCGCGCCGCAGGGCGCGATGGTGGTCGCCGCACCCAGTCCCAAAGACTCGGCCCTCGGCCCAGCTTTCGGTTCGCCGCAGGCCATCGGTCTCAACCTTTTCACCGCCTACGTGTGGCCGTTCGAAATCGTCTCTGTCCTGCTGCTGGTCGGTATCGTCGGCTCGATCATGCTGGCGAAGAGGAGGATCTGA
- a CDS encoding NADH-quinone oxidoreductase subunit H has protein sequence MKALQDGTGPLGPAGPVVLGLIRVLLFVVPILMLVPGLIWWERRLLSWMQDRIGPNRTGTVTFPTNFPIPFLQGKKVRTFGLLQPIADGVKLFFKEDATPSAVDRLVYFTAPAVALFPAFALGGTLPLASLHFPFDPHPVSGLFSYLTPVANVDIGILYILAISSLGVYGVVLAGYASNNKYSLMGGLRASAQLISYELAMAVSLACVVMASGSMRLSDIVHFQEGPLWGFLNGVQNWAIFTPYGFVAAVIFVICMIAETNRAPFDLPEAENELIAGYHTEYSSMKFAVFFMGEYAAMFVFSGVFAAVFLGGSNLMPFRWEELSLMYPQMEGLFRGLAYANYWLGPVAFLAKQAAGITFFIWLRATLPRLRYDQLMSLGWRSLLPLGVANFIVVGLWVVCTQLFGPVGGWASLVAAFVVLFVLYTNVVGMAKATTPGIQKREVRLVDPAPRSVKMVDPNKVS, from the coding sequence TTGAAAGCTCTGCAAGACGGAACCGGCCCGTTGGGCCCTGCCGGGCCAGTCGTCCTGGGGCTCATCCGGGTGCTGCTGTTCGTCGTCCCGATCCTCATGCTCGTCCCTGGGCTGATCTGGTGGGAACGGCGTCTGCTGAGTTGGATGCAAGACCGGATCGGGCCGAACCGGACGGGCACGGTCACTTTCCCCACGAACTTTCCTATCCCGTTTCTCCAGGGCAAGAAGGTCCGCACCTTCGGCCTCTTGCAACCCATTGCCGACGGCGTGAAGCTGTTTTTTAAGGAAGACGCCACCCCCTCGGCGGTGGACCGACTGGTCTACTTCACGGCGCCTGCGGTGGCGCTGTTTCCCGCGTTCGCGTTGGGCGGCACATTGCCCCTCGCGTCGCTCCACTTCCCGTTCGACCCGCACCCGGTGTCGGGGTTGTTCTCCTATTTGACCCCGGTCGCCAACGTCGACATCGGCATCCTCTACATCCTGGCGATCTCGTCGCTCGGGGTGTACGGCGTGGTGCTCGCGGGCTACGCGAGCAACAACAAGTACTCGCTGATGGGCGGCCTGCGCGCCTCGGCGCAGTTGATCAGCTACGAACTCGCCATGGCGGTCTCGCTGGCCTGCGTCGTCATGGCCAGCGGTTCGATGCGGCTCTCCGACATCGTCCACTTCCAAGAAGGGCCGTTGTGGGGGTTCTTGAACGGCGTCCAGAACTGGGCGATCTTCACCCCGTACGGGTTTGTCGCCGCGGTCATCTTTGTGATCTGCATGATCGCCGAGACCAACCGCGCCCCGTTCGACTTGCCCGAGGCGGAGAACGAACTCATCGCCGGTTACCACACCGAGTACTCGAGCATGAAGTTCGCGGTGTTCTTCATGGGTGAGTACGCCGCGATGTTCGTCTTCAGTGGCGTCTTTGCCGCGGTCTTCCTGGGCGGGTCGAACCTGATGCCGTTCCGCTGGGAAGAACTGTCGTTGATGTACCCCCAGATGGAAGGACTCTTCCGTGGGCTTGCCTACGCCAACTATTGGCTCGGCCCCGTGGCGTTCCTTGCCAAGCAGGCGGCGGGGATCACGTTCTTCATCTGGCTCCGCGCCACCCTGCCACGGCTCCGCTATGACCAACTGATGAGCCTGGGATGGCGGTCGCTCCTGCCGCTCGGCGTCGCCAACTTCATCGTCGTCGGGCTTTGGGTCGTCTGCACCCAACTTTTCGGCCCGGTCGGCGGATGGGCTTCGCTCGTCGCCGCGTTTGTCGTGCTGTTCGTGCTCTACACCAACGTCGTGGGGATGGCGAAGGCGACGACGCCCGGCATTCAAAAACGTGAGGTCAGGCTGGTCGACCCCGCTCCCCGGAGCGTGAAAATGGTCGATCCGAACAAAGTTTCGTGA